A part of Ignavibacteriota bacterium genomic DNA contains:
- a CDS encoding DUF4328 domain-containing protein, whose translation MADERAAEAGPILVPLSVYDSYRPIRELSHWLINFLIGIAVLSVVSFGSGLLQQRLLAQIQQGVQVPQEIVEANDNRQFVIGMMELGSIVTTGILFLTWMRRAYNNVPAFGMEGPAYSPGWAVWGFFVPFLNLVRPYQVMKELWRASDPGVRPGPGWVNARVSPLVGWWWGMYLIMNFMATIVMRVVLDGGTTAADLRLVTQLDALSSALTIPAAVLAAGVVHEIMVKQAQKRDITAPTHG comes from the coding sequence ATGGCTGATGAACGCGCCGCAGAGGCCGGACCGATCCTGGTTCCACTCAGCGTCTATGACAGCTACCGGCCCATCCGGGAACTGTCGCACTGGCTCATCAATTTTCTGATCGGCATCGCCGTCCTGTCCGTCGTGTCGTTCGGATCCGGATTGCTGCAGCAGCGGCTCCTTGCACAGATCCAACAGGGCGTCCAGGTCCCCCAGGAGATCGTGGAGGCGAATGACAACCGTCAGTTCGTGATCGGCATGATGGAACTTGGGTCCATCGTGACCACCGGGATCCTGTTCCTGACGTGGATGCGGCGGGCCTACAACAATGTGCCGGCATTCGGGATGGAAGGGCCGGCGTATTCACCCGGGTGGGCGGTGTGGGGATTCTTTGTCCCGTTCCTCAACCTCGTGCGTCCCTACCAGGTCATGAAAGAGTTGTGGCGTGCAAGTGACCCCGGGGTGAGGCCGGGCCCGGGCTGGGTGAACGCCCGCGTTTCACCGCTTGTGGGGTGGTGGTGGGGAATGTACCTGATCATGAATTTCATGGCGACCATCGTCATGCGCGTGGTGCTTGACGGGGGCACGACAGCGGCGGATCTTCGTTTGGTGACACAGCTCGATGCACTTTCAAGTGCGCTGACCATTCCCGCTGCGGTTCTGGCAGCGGGGGTCGTGCACGAGATCATGGTAAAGCAGGCCCAGAAACGGGATATTACTGCGCCAACACACGGGTAA
- a CDS encoding MFS transporter, which yields MSHTSVESGSPVRWVPTLYFAEGLPFVAIATVSTLMYKGLGVSDAQIAFWTSLVMLPWTLKPLWGPLLEMFRTKKWFVVLTQSVIGVCFALLAFSLPLSAFFQYSLALFAIIAFNGATHDIAADGLYISVLSEKRQSEFVGWQGASYNTAKIFTQGLLVYIAGQLETSIGVVNAWMIVMGVFGAIMLILSLYHSRFLPAGADAGVRPTAADAARTVRDVIRTFFTKKHVWAGIAFIILYRFAEGQAVKIVPLFMKAAREQGGLALSTSEIGIIYGTFGVAAFVLGSILAGYFTARRGLRRSLMILCAFFNIPFAVYAFLAILQPTDLLAIGAAVVFEYFGYGFGFVGLTLFMMQQIAPGKYRTAHYAFATGIMSLGMMIPSMLSGFISDWLGYREFFIWVVIATIPSFVVTWLVPFRDVAAEEGTAGGEV from the coding sequence ATGTCCCACACCTCCGTAGAGAGCGGATCACCCGTGCGTTGGGTCCCGACCCTCTATTTCGCTGAGGGGCTGCCTTTCGTTGCCATTGCAACCGTCTCTACTCTCATGTATAAAGGTCTGGGGGTCAGCGACGCTCAGATCGCCTTCTGGACCTCGCTGGTGATGCTCCCATGGACCCTGAAGCCGTTGTGGGGCCCGCTTCTCGAGATGTTCCGCACCAAGAAGTGGTTCGTCGTCCTCACGCAGTCGGTCATCGGTGTTTGCTTCGCCCTGCTCGCGTTCTCCCTCCCTCTCAGCGCATTCTTCCAATACTCGCTGGCGCTCTTTGCGATCATCGCATTCAACGGGGCCACGCACGACATCGCTGCCGACGGGTTGTACATCTCCGTCCTCTCGGAGAAACGGCAAAGTGAATTCGTCGGGTGGCAGGGGGCATCGTACAACACCGCGAAGATCTTCACGCAGGGACTCCTCGTCTATATCGCCGGTCAGCTCGAGACCAGCATCGGCGTCGTGAATGCCTGGATGATCGTCATGGGTGTGTTCGGCGCGATCATGCTGATCCTCAGCCTGTACCACTCGCGCTTCCTCCCTGCAGGTGCCGATGCGGGCGTGCGGCCGACGGCGGCCGATGCAGCGCGGACCGTCAGGGATGTGATCCGGACGTTCTTCACGAAGAAGCACGTGTGGGCCGGGATCGCCTTCATCATCCTCTATCGCTTCGCCGAAGGGCAGGCGGTGAAGATCGTGCCGCTCTTCATGAAGGCTGCGCGTGAGCAGGGTGGATTGGCGCTCTCGACCTCGGAGATCGGTATCATCTACGGGACCTTCGGCGTTGCCGCATTCGTCCTCGGATCGATCCTCGCCGGGTACTTCACCGCACGGCGCGGCCTCCGGCGTTCTCTGATGATCCTGTGCGCGTTCTTCAACATCCCGTTCGCGGTGTATGCCTTCCTTGCCATCCTCCAGCCAACGGATCTGCTTGCGATCGGCGCGGCGGTGGTCTTCGAATATTTCGGCTACGGGTTCGGGTTCGTGGGGCTGACGTTGTTCATGATGCAGCAGATCGCCCCGGGAAAGTACCGCACGGCGCACTACGCGTTCGCGACCGGCATCATGAGCCTGGGCATGATGATCCCCTCGATGCTCAGCGGGTTCATCAGCGATTGGCTCGGCTATCGCGAGTTCTTCATCTGGGTGGTGATCGCAACGATCCCATCCTTTGTGGTCACATGGCTGGTGCCGTTCCGCGACGTCGCGGCTGAAGAAGGGACTGCAGGGGGAGAGGTGTGA
- a CDS encoding methyltransferase domain-containing protein, whose product MHLTYLLRNLRYRIIPGTTEIVRRLRREQDPGYVYERDRHPVREKHHGSGGWKEEHAGDLHYRDYASYDEYVAHQQQKFTEMLKLKGGFTGKQILEYRERFYRRFRHLPAYLAPDAVIVCAGARQGTEVEVLRDIGFRNAYGIDLNPGPDNPLVRPGDFMKMENAPGTVDLIYSNCLDHAFDLDGFLREHRRVLKPEGYALYDFVPAGGTGAFEAVEWDSEEALLKPLLASYRSVVKLESEEHWKWILMQGPRPDDTIDRLLQRARNVGERHG is encoded by the coding sequence GTGCATCTCACCTATCTTCTCAGGAACCTGCGGTACCGCATCATACCCGGCACCACGGAGATCGTTCGCAGGCTGCGACGCGAGCAGGACCCCGGGTACGTGTACGAACGCGACCGGCATCCGGTCCGCGAAAAACACCACGGTAGTGGGGGATGGAAGGAAGAGCACGCGGGGGATCTGCACTACCGCGACTACGCGTCCTACGATGAATACGTGGCACACCAGCAGCAGAAGTTCACGGAGATGCTGAAGTTGAAGGGCGGGTTCACCGGGAAGCAGATCCTCGAATACCGGGAGAGGTTCTATCGCCGTTTCCGGCATCTGCCGGCGTATCTCGCTCCCGATGCCGTGATCGTGTGCGCGGGGGCCCGGCAGGGGACCGAGGTGGAAGTGCTGCGCGATATCGGCTTCCGGAACGCCTATGGCATCGATCTGAATCCGGGGCCGGACAATCCGCTGGTCCGCCCGGGCGATTTCATGAAAATGGAGAACGCACCGGGCACGGTGGACCTCATCTACAGCAATTGTCTCGATCACGCGTTCGATCTCGATGGCTTCCTGCGCGAGCACCGGCGTGTGCTGAAGCCCGAAGGGTATGCGTTGTACGACTTTGTTCCTGCAGGTGGGACGGGAGCATTCGAGGCGGTGGAATGGGATTCCGAAGAGGCGCTGCTCAAACCACTCCTCGCATCGTACCGGTCGGTCGTGAAGCTTGAATCCGAGGAACACTGGAAGTGGATACTGATGCAGGGGCCGCGGCCGGACGATACGATCGACCGCCTCCTGCAACGCGCGCGGAATGTGGGGGAACGGCATGGCTGA